From a region of the Zingiber officinale cultivar Zhangliang chromosome 4B, Zo_v1.1, whole genome shotgun sequence genome:
- the LOC121977031 gene encoding putative wall-associated receptor kinase-like 16, protein MAALTLRLLPSAVLIAIALTVAALATAASPPNCDRKCGDVDIPYPFGIGAGCFRDGFDLVCNRSLQPPRPFIGDTSIELMDVSVALGRARAYTHVDWVCYNATDMLGYEIVPFNLSTRPAFAISAAENKFTAVGCATVALVGNDDYVTGCVSACTSEAGVSNDTCDGFGCCQTAIREGMTALTTGFSVDYNNSRVWEFNPCSYAFIVEHEWYNFSLADLGGNRLNQTYKSGVPVVLDWNVGNMTICEEARRNPNSPPASYACADKNSECFNSSTGGGYICNCTSGYQGNPYEDGGCQDIDECSRQSEYRCYGSCINTIGNYTCSCPQGTMGDPTTKDGCHPTTSSTLPQYLKVLIATMSSILFLTISGFSTNLWLKNRNLMKTKQKFFKQNGGVLLQQQMNSYRGVTFKLFTQEELKKATDNFSSSRIIGRGGQGIVYEGMLEDNRLVAIKKSKLADERQTREFAKEMLILSQINHKNVIKLLGCCLEVEVPMLVYELVSKGNLFEYLHSKTHRFHIPLDARLRIAVESAEALAYLHSSTSTPIIHGDVKSSNILLDDEYTAKVSDFGASKLAPKDATQLATFVQGTCGYLDPEYMLTCQLTEKSDVFSFGVVILELLTRRKAFEFNVSDEEMLLTANFISAMKENKVDEMVDPEIKKEEDMVVIKEVCKLVVLCLNSNGDERPTMKEVAEDLGKLSKNKQILDMQSKHQNPVDDIIVTSDYVHEPPQRMQNVTSSEHSTSRYRSLEVQAVLSIESGR, encoded by the exons ATGGCAGCTCTAACTCTCCGGCTTCTTCCTTCCGCCGTACTAATTGCAATAGCACTGACAGTGGCAGCTCTTGCTACCGCTGCTTCGCCACCGAACTGCGACCGCAAGTGCGGCGACGTCGACATCCCCTACCCCTTCGGCATCGGCGCCGGCTGCTTCCGCGACGGCTTCGACCTCGTCTGCAACCGCTCCCTCCAACCGCCGCGCCCCTTCATCGGCGACACCTCCATCGAGCTCATGGACGTCTCGGTGGCGCTCGGCCGCGCGCGCGCCTACACGCACGTCGACTGGGTCTGCTACAACGCCACCGACATGCTCGGCTACGAAATCGTCCCCTTCAACCTCTCGACCCGCCCCGCCTTCGCCATCTCCGCGGCCGAGAACAAGTTCACCGCCGTCGGCTGCGCCACCGTCGCGCTCGTCGGCAACGACGACTATGTAACCGGCTGCGTCTCCGCGTGCACTAGCGAGGCCGGCGTGAGCAACGACACGTGCGACGGCTTCGGGTGCTGCCAGACGGCGATCCGGGAGGGGATGACGGCCCTGACGACCGGTTTCTCCGTTGACTACAACAACTCTCGCGTCTGGGAGTTCAATCCTTGCAGCTACGCCTTCATCGTTGAACACGAGTG GTACAACTTTAGCTTAGCAGATCTTGGTGGGAATAGATTGAATCAGACTTACAAATCTGGGGTGCCAGTGGTGTTGGATTGGAACGTGGGAAATATGACAATTTGTGAGGAGGCTCGCCGGAACCCGAACTCGCCGCCGGCATCATACGCTTGCGCTGATAAGAATAGCGAGTGCTTCAATTCTAGCACCGGAGGAGGATACATCTGCAACTGCACAAGTGGTTACCAAGGGAACCCTTATGAAGATGGTGGATGCCAAG ATATTGATGAATGCAGTCGCCAGTCAGAGTATAGGTGTTATGGAAGCTGTATAAATACGATAGGCAATTATACTTGTTCATGTCCACAAGGCACAATGGGTGATCCAACCACCAAGGATGGTTGCCATCCAACAACATCAAGCACTTTGCCTCAATATCTAAAGGTGCTAATTG CTACTATGAGCAGCATCCTTTTCTTAACCATCTCAGGCTTTTCTACCAACTTATGGTTGAAAAATAGAAACCTTATGAAAACTAagcaaaagtttttcaaacagaATGGAGGTGTGTTACTACAACAACAAATGAATTCTTATCGAGGTGTCACTTTTAAGTTGTTTACACAAGAAGAATTGAAGAAGGCTACAGATAACTTCAGCTCAAGTCGAATTATTGGTCGTGGAGGACAAGGAATAGTTTATGAAGGAATGCTAGAAGACAACAGATTAGTAGCGATCAAGAAGTCGAAGCTGGCCGACGAGAGACAAACTAGGGAATTTGCAAAAGAGATGCTCATCCTATCACAGATAAATCACAAGAATGTCATCAAGCTCTTAGGATGCTGCTTAGAGGTTGAGGTTCCAATGCTTGTATATGAATTAGTGTCGAAAGGAAATCTATTTGAGTATCTACATAGCAAGACTCACAGGTTTCATATACCACTGGATGCCCGTTTAAGGATTGCTGTGGAGTCTGCTGAAGCACTAGCCTACTTGCATTCATCAACTTCTACACCGATAATTCACGGAGATGTGAAGTCCTCCAACATCCTCCTGGATGATGAGTACACAGCAAAGGTTTCAGATTTTGGAGCATCAAAACTAGCTCCCAAGGATGCAACTCAATTGGCTACATTTGTACAAGGGACTTGTGGTTACTTGGATCCTGAGTACATGTTAACTTGTCAATTGACCGAAAAAAGTGATGTTTTCAGCTTTGGAGTAGTGATTCTAGAGCTTCTCACAAGGAGGAAGGCATTTGAGTTCAATGTGTCAGATGAGGAAATGCTGCTCACGGCCAATTTCATTTCTGCAATGAAGGAAAATAAGGTTGATGAAATGGTGGATCCTGAAattaagaaagaagaagacatGGTAGTGATTAAAGAGGTGTGCAAGTTGGTTGTTCTTTGCCTGAACTCTAACGGAGATGAAAGGCCCACCATGAAAGAAGTGGCAGAGGATCTTGGAAAGCTGAGTAAAAATAAGCAAATTTTAGATATGCAAAGTAAACACCAGAATCCTGTTGATGACATAATTGTAACATCAGATTATGTTCATGAGCCTCCACAAAGGATGCAAAATGTAACATCATCTGAACACTCAACTTCTAGGTATCGTAGTTTGGAAGTTCAGGCAGTATTGAGTATAGAAAGTGGAAGATGA
- the LOC121977032 gene encoding transcription factor TGA2.2-like isoform X1: MANNQGEGDHSATNFFDQEGAAYFGELEEALVHGVAGIASDQHKKSFCPSRPPTLHIFPSRPIRFQQFSKWDSQTEGSTDSGSEQNTLSQMDSEESPVSRKASSALFGKQKEKMASDAPHTTGEENQQLKAQEKRRLVASTSDKDGKSIDPKTLRRLAQNREAAKKSRLRKKAYIQQLESSKIKLTQLEQDLQRARAQGLFLEGCGANENVNSVVFDMEYSRWLAEDCKNTVELRRGLETHLPDAGLRVAVDRCLTHYDELFQLKATTAKSDVFHIITGVWTTPAERCFLWMGGFRPSELLRVVIPQLDPLTEQQLVGIYNLQQSSQQAEEALSQGLEQFQLSLANTVASDSLIESANLENYMGHMAMAVGKLANLEGFVRQADNLRQQSLHQMHRILTTRQAARCFLAIGEYHSRLRALSSLWASRPRENLMNESALPVTTELQTVQQPVDGHFSGF, from the exons ATGGCAAATAATCAAGGAGAGGGTGATCATTCTGCCACAAATTTCTT TGACCAGGAGGGAGCTGCTTACTTTGGGGAGTTGGAGGAAGCTCTCGTGCATGGAGTTGCAGGAATCGCAAGTGACCAACACAAAAAGT CCTTCTGCCCCAGCAGGCCCCCAACTCTCCATATCTTCCCCTCACGGCCAATCAGATTTCAGCAATTTTCCAAG TGGGATTCACAGACTGAGGGGAGCACGGATTCAGGATCAGAGCAGAACACACTTTCACAAATGGACTCAGAGGAGTCTCCGGTGAGCAGAAAGGCTTCATCGGCACTGTTTGGGAAGCAGAAAGAGAAGATGGCGAGTGATGCTCCTCACACAACAGGAGAAGAAAACCAGCAGCTGAAAGCTCAAGAAAAG AGGAGATTGGTGGCTTCTACTTCAGACAAAGACGGCAAATCAATCGATCCAAag ACATTGAGACGCTTGGCTCAGAATAGAGAAGCAGCCAAGAAGAGCCGGCTAAGAAAGAAG GCTTACATACAACAATTAGAATCCAGTAAAATAAAACTTACTCAGCTCGAGCAAGATCTCCAGAGAGCTCGTGCACAG GGTCTTTTCTTAGAAGGATGTGGTGCAAATGAAAATGTCAACTCTG TAGTGTTCGATATGGAGTACTCGCGTTGGTTGGCCGAGGACTGCAAGAACACTGTGGAGCTCCGGCGAGGTCTGGAGACCCATCTCCCAGATGCAGGTCTAAGGGTTGCAGTAGACAGGTGCCTCACACATTACGATGAACTATTCCAGCTCAAGGCAACGACAGCCAAGTCGGATGTGTTCCACATCATCACCGGCGTGTGGACTACTCCGGCGGAGAGGTGTTTCTTGTGGATGGGTGGATTTAGACCATCCGAGCTTTTAAGG GTCGTAATTCCACAACTCGATCCTCTGACTGAACAACAGCTAGTGGGGATATATAACCTCCAACAATCTTCTCAACAAGCAGAGGAGGCGCTATCTCAGGGCCTCGAGCAATTCCAACTCTCACTCGCCAACACCGTGGCCAGTGACTCCCTCATCGAGAGTGCCAACCTCGAGAATTATATGGGTCACATGGCCATGGCGGTAGGGAAGCTTGCTAACCTCGAGGGATTCGTTCGACAG GCTGATAACTTAAGACAGCAGAGCCTTCACCAGATGCATCGAATTCTAACGACCCGGCAGGCCGCAAGGTGTTTCCTGGCGATTGGAGAGTACCATAGCCGTCTCCGTGCGCTTAGCTCCCTTTGGGCTTCTCGGCCGAGAGA GAACTTGATGAATGAGAGTGCCTTGCCTGTGACCACAGAGCTCCAAACAGTTCAACAACCAGTAGATGGCCATTTTTCAGGCTTCTAA
- the LOC121977032 gene encoding transcription factor TGA2.2-like isoform X2, with protein sequence MANNQGEGDHSATNFFDQEGAAYFGELEEALVHGVAGIASDQHKKSFCPSRPPTLHIFPSRPIRFQQFSKWDSQTEGSTDSGSEQNTLSQMDSEESPVSRKASSALFGKQKEKMASDAPHTTGEENQQLKAQEKRRLVASTSDKDGKSIDPKTLRRLAQNREAAKKSRLRKKAYIQQLESSKIKLTQLEQDLQRARAQGLFLEGCGANENVNSVFDMEYSRWLAEDCKNTVELRRGLETHLPDAGLRVAVDRCLTHYDELFQLKATTAKSDVFHIITGVWTTPAERCFLWMGGFRPSELLRVVIPQLDPLTEQQLVGIYNLQQSSQQAEEALSQGLEQFQLSLANTVASDSLIESANLENYMGHMAMAVGKLANLEGFVRQADNLRQQSLHQMHRILTTRQAARCFLAIGEYHSRLRALSSLWASRPRENLMNESALPVTTELQTVQQPVDGHFSGF encoded by the exons ATGGCAAATAATCAAGGAGAGGGTGATCATTCTGCCACAAATTTCTT TGACCAGGAGGGAGCTGCTTACTTTGGGGAGTTGGAGGAAGCTCTCGTGCATGGAGTTGCAGGAATCGCAAGTGACCAACACAAAAAGT CCTTCTGCCCCAGCAGGCCCCCAACTCTCCATATCTTCCCCTCACGGCCAATCAGATTTCAGCAATTTTCCAAG TGGGATTCACAGACTGAGGGGAGCACGGATTCAGGATCAGAGCAGAACACACTTTCACAAATGGACTCAGAGGAGTCTCCGGTGAGCAGAAAGGCTTCATCGGCACTGTTTGGGAAGCAGAAAGAGAAGATGGCGAGTGATGCTCCTCACACAACAGGAGAAGAAAACCAGCAGCTGAAAGCTCAAGAAAAG AGGAGATTGGTGGCTTCTACTTCAGACAAAGACGGCAAATCAATCGATCCAAag ACATTGAGACGCTTGGCTCAGAATAGAGAAGCAGCCAAGAAGAGCCGGCTAAGAAAGAAG GCTTACATACAACAATTAGAATCCAGTAAAATAAAACTTACTCAGCTCGAGCAAGATCTCCAGAGAGCTCGTGCACAG GGTCTTTTCTTAGAAGGATGTGGTGCAAATGAAAATGTCAACTCTG TGTTCGATATGGAGTACTCGCGTTGGTTGGCCGAGGACTGCAAGAACACTGTGGAGCTCCGGCGAGGTCTGGAGACCCATCTCCCAGATGCAGGTCTAAGGGTTGCAGTAGACAGGTGCCTCACACATTACGATGAACTATTCCAGCTCAAGGCAACGACAGCCAAGTCGGATGTGTTCCACATCATCACCGGCGTGTGGACTACTCCGGCGGAGAGGTGTTTCTTGTGGATGGGTGGATTTAGACCATCCGAGCTTTTAAGG GTCGTAATTCCACAACTCGATCCTCTGACTGAACAACAGCTAGTGGGGATATATAACCTCCAACAATCTTCTCAACAAGCAGAGGAGGCGCTATCTCAGGGCCTCGAGCAATTCCAACTCTCACTCGCCAACACCGTGGCCAGTGACTCCCTCATCGAGAGTGCCAACCTCGAGAATTATATGGGTCACATGGCCATGGCGGTAGGGAAGCTTGCTAACCTCGAGGGATTCGTTCGACAG GCTGATAACTTAAGACAGCAGAGCCTTCACCAGATGCATCGAATTCTAACGACCCGGCAGGCCGCAAGGTGTTTCCTGGCGATTGGAGAGTACCATAGCCGTCTCCGTGCGCTTAGCTCCCTTTGGGCTTCTCGGCCGAGAGA GAACTTGATGAATGAGAGTGCCTTGCCTGTGACCACAGAGCTCCAAACAGTTCAACAACCAGTAGATGGCCATTTTTCAGGCTTCTAA